The Pirellulimonas nuda genome includes a region encoding these proteins:
- a CDS encoding ATP-binding protein: MPNLDDRNSFYLGRDHDLATGQTSATPLLYDSKHLTTHAVCVGMTGSGKTGLCVSLLEEAALDGIPAIVIDPKGDLGNLLLAFPKLRPEDFRPWIDPGEAARKGVDPDAFAQQTADLWRDGLAKWDQGPERVQRYVDSVERIIFTPGSSAGVPLTVLRSFNAPPQELIDDVDLYRARVGSAASGLLALLGIDADPVRSSEHIFLSNVFDHAWRAGRDLGIEQLIREIQQPPFDKVGVMELESFFPAKQRAELAMALNNLLASPAFAGWMQGAPLSVPNLLRSPEGKPRVSILSIADLDDAQRMFFVTILLNEVLAWMRTQPGTGSLRAILYMDEVFGYFPPVGAPPSKLPMLTLLKQARAFGLGVVLATQNPVDLDYKGLSNCGTWLLGRLQTERDKARVMEGLEGASAQAGAQFNKQEMERTLAGLGSRVFLINNVHEDAPRVFHTRWAMSYLRGPLSREQVKTLMDPVRDTLAPPVVSSVEAPLPDGRGSRRPIVPHGVTERFVRYEEKLPRDAQLTYQPALYAHAKAHFVRTTGEDIDVWRDLYWTAPLADEAAAGVWSQAQRRDDALTLAETPTLELPFEEFPSGLVSEKAFKQHGRDLEEMIYQSERLRLWECAALGERSGLDEEEAAFRQRLEGACDRKLKAEMDAIETAFAAKIKRADASVASKQKKYDEQNSQFWGRLFGFVWKLIDLALSAIQGRAVSRRSSSSATAARQAATERGQAQRAKADLDEATAARAALDEQLDAAKVEAALKYDPQRLVLEPIEIAPRKSDIDVESLVLVWLPAER; encoded by the coding sequence ATGCCCAACCTCGACGACCGCAACTCCTTCTACCTCGGCCGCGACCACGACCTCGCCACCGGTCAGACCTCCGCCACGCCGCTGCTGTACGACTCGAAGCACCTGACCACGCACGCCGTGTGCGTCGGCATGACCGGCAGCGGGAAGACGGGGCTGTGTGTGTCGCTGCTGGAAGAGGCGGCGCTGGACGGCATCCCGGCGATCGTGATCGACCCCAAGGGGGACCTCGGCAACCTGCTGCTGGCGTTCCCGAAGCTGCGGCCCGAGGACTTCCGCCCCTGGATCGACCCGGGCGAGGCGGCCCGCAAGGGGGTCGACCCCGATGCGTTCGCCCAGCAGACCGCCGACTTGTGGCGCGACGGGCTGGCCAAGTGGGACCAGGGGCCCGAGCGGGTGCAGCGGTATGTCGACTCCGTCGAGCGGATCATCTTCACCCCCGGCTCGTCCGCCGGCGTGCCGCTGACCGTGCTGCGTAGCTTCAACGCGCCGCCGCAAGAGTTGATCGACGACGTCGACCTGTACCGCGCGCGGGTCGGCTCCGCGGCGTCCGGCTTGCTGGCGCTGTTGGGGATCGACGCCGACCCGGTGCGTTCGAGCGAGCACATCTTCCTATCGAACGTGTTCGACCACGCCTGGCGAGCCGGGCGCGACCTGGGGATCGAACAACTCATCCGCGAGATCCAGCAGCCGCCGTTCGACAAGGTGGGGGTGATGGAGCTGGAGTCGTTCTTCCCCGCCAAACAGCGCGCCGAGCTAGCGATGGCGCTCAATAACCTGTTGGCCTCGCCGGCGTTCGCGGGCTGGATGCAGGGCGCCCCGCTGAGTGTGCCCAACCTGCTGCGTAGCCCGGAAGGGAAGCCGCGCGTGTCGATCTTGTCGATCGCCGACCTGGACGACGCGCAGCGGATGTTCTTTGTCACCATCCTGCTGAACGAGGTGCTGGCCTGGATGCGCACCCAGCCCGGCACGGGGAGCCTGCGGGCCATCTTGTACATGGACGAGGTGTTCGGCTACTTCCCGCCGGTCGGGGCGCCGCCGTCGAAGCTGCCGATGCTCACGCTGCTCAAGCAGGCGCGTGCGTTCGGGTTGGGGGTGGTGCTGGCGACGCAGAACCCGGTCGATCTCGACTACAAGGGCCTCTCGAACTGCGGCACGTGGCTGCTGGGGCGGTTGCAGACCGAGCGCGACAAGGCCCGCGTGATGGAGGGGCTCGAGGGCGCCAGCGCCCAGGCGGGCGCGCAGTTCAACAAGCAGGAGATGGAGCGGACCCTCGCCGGGCTGGGGAGCCGGGTGTTCCTGATCAACAACGTGCACGAGGACGCGCCGCGCGTGTTCCACACCCGCTGGGCGATGAGCTACCTGCGGGGGCCGCTGTCGCGCGAGCAGGTGAAGACGCTGATGGACCCGGTAAGGGATACGCTGGCGCCGCCGGTTGTTTCTTCCGTAGAAGCTCCGCTCCCTGACGGTCGCGGCTCGAGGCGACCGATCGTTCCGCACGGGGTGACGGAGCGCTTTGTCCGGTACGAAGAGAAGCTCCCGCGCGACGCCCAGCTTACTTACCAGCCGGCCCTCTACGCCCACGCCAAGGCGCACTTTGTGCGCACCACGGGAGAGGACATCGACGTGTGGCGAGACCTTTACTGGACGGCGCCGCTTGCCGACGAGGCCGCGGCGGGGGTCTGGAGCCAGGCGCAGCGGCGCGACGACGCGCTGACCCTGGCCGAAACGCCGACGCTAGAGCTCCCGTTTGAAGAGTTTCCGAGCGGGCTGGTCTCGGAAAAGGCCTTCAAGCAGCACGGCCGCGACCTCGAAGAGATGATCTACCAGTCGGAGCGTCTGCGGCTGTGGGAGTGCGCGGCGCTGGGCGAGCGGTCGGGCCTGGACGAAGAAGAAGCCGCCTTCCGCCAACGGCTCGAAGGCGCGTGTGATCGCAAGCTGAAGGCCGAGATGGACGCCATCGAAACGGCGTTCGCCGCGAAGATCAAACGCGCCGACGCGTCGGTCGCCAGCAAGCAGAAGAAGTACGACGAGCAAAACTCGCAGTTCTGGGGCCGGCTGTTCGGCTTTGTGTGGAAGCTGATCGACCTGGCGCTCAGCGCAATCCAGGGCAGGGCCGTCAGCCGCCGCTCCAGCTCCTCGGCCACCGCCGCCCGCCAAGCCGCCACCGAGCGCGGCCAGGCGCAACGCGCCAAGGCCGACCTCGACGAAGCCACCGCGGCCCGCGCGGCGCTCGACGAGCAGCTCGACGCCGCGAAGGTCGAAGCGGCGCTCAAGTACGACCCCCAGCGGCTGGTGCTCGAGCCGATCGAGATCGCCCCGCGGAAGAGCGACATTGATGTGGAGTCGCTGGTGCTGGTGTGGCTGCCAGCAGAGAGGTAG
- a CDS encoding HTH domain-containing protein, which translates to MSDNLPWKTAILKVLTEQGEAMHYTDIAEVIVDQELREALGATPANSVNSIISLSIREDYDSPFYKAGRGLFGLKIHQSMAPSVDVPMGDAIEEADGESDNMIIQALGMFWLRQNVYWKSAPSILGRQQVGADTVDFTDQRGVYLLHDRRDVVYVGRSVDRGLGQRLFEHTQDRLNGRWDRFSWFGLCGVDDHGHLTRPLLSCDSNLIIHAFEAILIESLEPPQNRRRGDSLNAAEFMQARDPEIDRRQTRDLLQQVMAKLD; encoded by the coding sequence ATGTCAGATAATCTTCCGTGGAAGACCGCCATCCTCAAAGTTTTGACCGAGCAGGGTGAGGCGATGCACTACACCGACATTGCCGAAGTGATTGTCGATCAAGAGCTTCGCGAAGCGCTGGGCGCCACTCCAGCAAACTCAGTTAATTCGATCATTAGTTTATCGATTCGGGAGGACTACGACTCGCCCTTTTACAAGGCAGGTCGTGGACTGTTCGGACTCAAGATCCATCAATCCATGGCTCCTTCGGTCGATGTTCCGATGGGTGACGCCATTGAGGAAGCCGATGGCGAATCGGATAACATGATCATTCAGGCTCTGGGTATGTTCTGGCTTCGTCAGAATGTTTACTGGAAGTCGGCTCCGTCCATCTTGGGTCGCCAACAGGTTGGCGCCGATACGGTTGATTTTACGGATCAGCGGGGAGTCTATTTGCTCCATGACCGACGCGATGTTGTCTATGTCGGTCGCAGCGTAGATCGAGGCCTCGGTCAGCGTCTGTTCGAGCACACCCAGGATAGACTCAATGGTCGTTGGGATCGATTCTCGTGGTTCGGGCTCTGTGGAGTCGATGACCACGGCCATCTAACCCGCCCGTTGCTGTCATGTGATAGCAACTTGATAATTCATGCATTTGAGGCAATCTTGATCGAGTCATTAGAGCCGCCACAGAACCGCCGACGTGGCGATAGTCTGAACGCGGCTGAGTTTATGCAAGCGCGTGACCCGGAGATCGATCGACGGCAGACTCGCGACCTGTTGCAGCAAGTCATGGCGAAACTCGACTAG
- a CDS encoding succinate CoA transferase yields MHTFPQMTADEAAALIPPGATIGFSGFTPAGAAKAVPRALAARAAGLRDAGQPMRLRVLTGASTGAAIDDALAEADAIAWRAPYQSSKPLRQRINRQEVDFVDMHLSHLPQMVDCGFFGTLDFAVVEAVDVMRDGRVFLSTSVGASPSFLRNAERVIVEVNRAQSHRLAEMHDIAIPPRPPHRAITIEHATEKIGVPYASVDPKKIVAVVETDEPDNVAGFSATDQRSERIAQHVVRFLLEERAAGRIPPEWLPLQSGVGNIANAVMAGLGAADDVPPFVMYSEVFQDALVDLMERGRLLGASATSLTLSPERLARVYDQMDFFAQRIVLRPQEVSNNPGIVRRLGVISINTVLEMDLTGCANSTHVVGTQLMNGVGGSGDFTRNAYLSLLVAPSTAKGGAISAVVPMVSHCDHNEHSVQVLVTDEGLADLRGLAPAARAKAIIENCAHPSYRDYLYRYLEQCPPGHIRQDLSKCFEMHQRFLAEGTMGPA; encoded by the coding sequence ATGCACACGTTCCCTCAGATGACGGCCGACGAGGCCGCCGCCCTCATCCCCCCCGGCGCCACGATCGGCTTCAGCGGGTTCACCCCCGCCGGCGCCGCCAAGGCCGTGCCCCGCGCGCTGGCGGCCCGCGCCGCGGGGCTCCGCGACGCCGGCCAGCCGATGCGGCTCCGCGTGCTCACCGGCGCCAGCACCGGCGCGGCCATCGACGACGCGCTGGCCGAGGCAGACGCCATCGCCTGGCGGGCGCCCTACCAAAGCAGCAAACCGCTGCGGCAGCGCATCAACCGGCAAGAGGTCGACTTTGTCGACATGCACCTGTCGCACCTGCCGCAGATGGTCGACTGCGGGTTCTTCGGCACGCTCGACTTCGCCGTCGTCGAAGCGGTCGACGTGATGCGCGACGGGCGGGTGTTCCTCAGCACCTCGGTCGGCGCCTCGCCCAGCTTCTTGCGCAACGCCGAGCGGGTGATCGTTGAGGTGAACCGCGCCCAGTCGCACCGGCTGGCAGAGATGCACGACATCGCCATCCCGCCGCGCCCGCCGCACCGCGCCATCACCATCGAGCACGCCACCGAGAAGATCGGCGTCCCCTACGCGTCGGTCGACCCGAAGAAGATCGTCGCGGTGGTGGAAACCGACGAGCCGGACAACGTGGCGGGGTTCTCGGCGACCGACCAACGCAGCGAGCGGATCGCCCAGCACGTGGTGCGGTTCTTGCTAGAAGAACGGGCCGCGGGCCGGATCCCGCCGGAGTGGCTCCCGCTGCAGTCGGGCGTCGGCAACATCGCCAACGCGGTGATGGCCGGCCTGGGCGCCGCGGACGACGTGCCGCCGTTTGTGATGTACAGCGAGGTGTTCCAAGACGCGCTGGTCGACCTGATGGAGCGCGGCCGGCTGCTGGGCGCCTCGGCCACCAGCTTGACGCTCAGCCCCGAGCGGCTCGCCCGCGTGTACGACCAGATGGACTTCTTCGCGCAGCGGATCGTGCTCCGCCCGCAAGAGGTGTCCAACAACCCCGGCATCGTCCGCCGGCTGGGGGTGATCTCCATCAACACGGTGCTAGAGATGGACCTCACCGGCTGCGCCAACAGCACGCACGTGGTCGGCACGCAACTGATGAACGGCGTCGGCGGCTCGGGCGACTTCACCCGCAACGCCTACCTGTCGCTGCTGGTGGCGCCCAGCACCGCCAAGGGGGGCGCCATCAGCGCCGTGGTCCCCATGGTCAGCCACTGCGACCACAACGAGCACTCCGTGCAGGTGCTGGTCACAGACGAAGGTCTGGCCGACCTCCGCGGCCTAGCGCCCGCGGCCCGCGCCAAGGCGATCATCGAAAACTGCGCCCACCCCAGCTACCGCGACTATTTGTACCGCTACCTGGAGCAGTGCCCGCCGGGCCACATCCGGCAGGACCTGAGCAAATGTTTTGAGATGCACCAGAGGTTCTTGGCGGAGGGGACGATGGGGCCGGCGTAG
- the metF gene encoding methylenetetrahydrofolate reductase [NAD(P)H], with translation MKTLRDAYAGGRFGLSFELFPPKSPAGEAALFHHVGRLVEFEPSFITCTYGAGGSTQQKTLEIVAKVRKDFDLPVATHLTCVGLTADQLRDYLRQAIEAGVLSVVALRGDPPKGETAFTKTAGGFGYANELVAMIRGEFAEMGIAVAGYPEKHLEAPDLATDLANLKRKIDAGADAVITQLFYHNEDFFRFRDACDAAGITTPIVPGLLPVTNFAQIQRITALCGAKLPQPFIDKLSAAGDDDDAQFRAGVEFATEQTQQLIESGVAGIHYYVLNKSEAASEVLRAVTLPA, from the coding sequence TTGAAGACCCTCCGCGACGCGTACGCCGGCGGCCGATTCGGCCTGTCGTTCGAGCTTTTCCCCCCCAAGAGCCCCGCGGGCGAAGCGGCCCTGTTCCACCACGTCGGCCGGCTGGTGGAGTTCGAGCCGAGCTTCATCACCTGCACCTACGGCGCCGGCGGATCGACCCAGCAGAAGACGCTGGAGATCGTCGCCAAGGTGCGTAAGGATTTTGACCTCCCGGTTGCGACCCACCTGACCTGCGTCGGCCTGACGGCGGACCAACTGCGGGACTACCTGCGCCAGGCGATCGAGGCGGGCGTGCTGAGCGTGGTGGCGTTGCGGGGCGACCCGCCGAAGGGGGAGACCGCGTTCACCAAGACCGCCGGCGGGTTCGGCTACGCCAACGAGCTGGTGGCGATGATCCGCGGCGAGTTCGCCGAGATGGGGATCGCCGTGGCCGGCTACCCAGAGAAGCACCTCGAGGCCCCCGACCTGGCGACCGACCTGGCGAACCTCAAACGCAAGATCGACGCCGGCGCCGACGCGGTCATCACGCAGCTCTTCTACCACAACGAAGACTTCTTCCGCTTCCGCGACGCCTGCGACGCGGCCGGCATCACCACGCCGATCGTGCCGGGCCTGCTGCCGGTGACCAACTTCGCCCAGATCCAGCGGATCACCGCGCTGTGCGGCGCCAAGCTGCCGCAGCCGTTCATCGACAAGCTGTCGGCCGCGGGCGACGACGACGACGCGCAGTTCCGCGCGGGGGTCGAGTTCGCCACCGAGCAGACGCAGCAGCTCATCGAGTCGGGCGTCGCCGGCATCCACTACTACGTGCTCAACAAGAGCGAAGCGGCGAGCGAGGTGCTGCGGGCCGTGACGCTGCCGGCGTAG